From a single Aestuariibius sp. HNIBRBA575 genomic region:
- a CDS encoding DUF5682 family protein: MRDEALIHQVHDRLFQPETGVYLAPIRHHSPACAWAVRAMIRELKPSRVLIEAPHDLSHLIPHLLDPDTVPPVAAASLLDQNDGPRLTAYYPFCAHSPEWVALREGAAVGADLRFIDLSSGAKMTRGGEDQTSPRALMREQGFDSGDYVRALCDRLGCRDGYELWDHLFETRLGEADWRKFLGDVGAYCAALRAATPEDEIASGDDPAREAHMAACLRDALTEGVADGPVVCVIGGFHAGPLLSPSDTAGKTKAGGRSEAASYLIRYGYKELDALMGYSAGLPQPAYYQALWDHAEASGGPPNWPRLAHDIVAEFASQMRGSGHGISVPLQVELLRSAETLARLRGRPGALRHDLFDGLTSSLLKGEASSADVWRERFTQFLRGHALGEVSNAAGQPPIVTDARARARRHRFDVSDGLRRARSLDIRRKSTHLAASRFAHAMTLLNTEFAIRQGGPDFLNTVRTGLLFEHWEYAWSPRVEGRLIEAAIHGDTLPAACLGKLFAARDALADEGRADDLSALISLFKKGLLAGLGADLDGFLVEISDAITRSADFPDTAQAIVALHAIETSRGPLSLPDGLEIAPAMQQAYARMVYLCDDLPKMREQAIPPCLDALRLLSEMMRGRGGIDFDAKLFEDALDRVAEADTAPELLGAITAIAVEGGRKPDHSLPDLITAQLTGSAPDLPTRLAGLRGVLAVAPSLLWTVEGMLDPLDAFLTGLEDDGFLEVLPHLRLALSALSPREADQVAVALTRRHGGTVGEFTAHHHDVDATDATQGAQMDVTLRETLHADGLTDWITGGIA; encoded by the coding sequence ATGCGGGACGAGGCGCTGATCCATCAGGTGCATGACCGGCTATTTCAACCGGAAACGGGGGTGTATCTGGCCCCGATCCGCCACCATTCGCCCGCGTGCGCCTGGGCGGTGCGGGCCATGATCCGCGAGCTGAAGCCGTCACGCGTACTGATCGAAGCTCCTCATGATCTGTCGCATCTGATCCCACATCTTTTAGATCCCGACACCGTGCCACCCGTAGCCGCAGCCAGCCTTCTGGACCAGAATGACGGCCCACGTCTGACTGCTTATTACCCGTTCTGTGCCCATTCTCCTGAATGGGTCGCCCTTCGCGAGGGTGCGGCAGTTGGCGCGGATCTACGATTCATCGACCTCAGTTCTGGTGCCAAGATGACAAGAGGTGGTGAGGACCAGACCAGCCCCCGTGCGCTGATGCGCGAACAGGGATTTGACAGTGGCGATTACGTGCGCGCGCTTTGTGACCGGCTGGGCTGCCGCGATGGGTATGAACTTTGGGACCACCTGTTTGAAACCCGGCTTGGTGAGGCGGATTGGCGCAAGTTTCTAGGTGACGTCGGGGCCTATTGCGCCGCGCTGCGCGCCGCCACACCAGAAGATGAGATCGCCAGCGGCGACGACCCGGCGCGAGAGGCACATATGGCCGCCTGCCTGCGTGATGCCCTGACTGAGGGGGTCGCAGACGGCCCCGTGGTCTGCGTGATCGGAGGATTTCATGCTGGTCCGCTGCTGTCGCCGTCCGATACAGCGGGAAAGACCAAAGCAGGTGGCAGATCCGAGGCAGCGTCCTACCTGATCCGCTATGGGTATAAAGAACTGGACGCGTTGATGGGATACAGCGCAGGCCTGCCACAGCCCGCCTATTATCAGGCACTTTGGGATCATGCCGAGGCTAGCGGCGGCCCCCCCAACTGGCCCCGACTTGCCCATGACATCGTCGCGGAATTTGCGTCCCAGATGCGTGGTTCAGGCCATGGTATTTCGGTCCCCCTACAGGTTGAGCTTCTGCGCAGCGCCGAAACGCTTGCACGTCTGCGCGGTCGCCCCGGCGCGTTGCGGCATGATCTTTTTGACGGGCTGACATCCTCGCTTCTGAAGGGTGAGGCTAGCAGCGCGGATGTCTGGCGCGAACGCTTTACGCAGTTTTTGCGTGGCCACGCTTTGGGTGAGGTGAGTAACGCCGCAGGCCAGCCGCCAATTGTGACCGATGCCCGCGCTCGTGCCCGGCGTCACCGCTTTGATGTTTCAGACGGGCTGCGACGCGCACGCAGCCTGGATATTCGTCGCAAATCCACCCATTTGGCCGCGTCCCGCTTTGCTCATGCAATGACGCTTCTGAACACTGAGTTTGCCATACGGCAAGGTGGCCCGGATTTTTTGAATACGGTGCGAACGGGGCTGTTGTTTGAACATTGGGAATATGCCTGGTCTCCTCGCGTGGAAGGGCGGCTGATCGAGGCAGCCATCCACGGCGACACCCTGCCGGCGGCCTGTCTGGGCAAGCTTTTTGCGGCCCGCGATGCGCTAGCCGATGAGGGACGGGCCGACGATCTTAGCGCTCTGATTTCACTTTTCAAAAAGGGGCTTCTGGCTGGATTGGGCGCAGACCTGGATGGATTTTTGGTGGAGATCTCTGACGCGATCACACGCTCCGCAGACTTCCCCGATACGGCGCAGGCGATAGTGGCGCTGCACGCGATTGAAACCTCACGCGGACCATTGTCGTTGCCCGACGGGTTGGAAATTGCGCCCGCGATGCAGCAAGCCTATGCGCGCATGGTCTACCTGTGTGACGACCTGCCAAAGATGCGCGAACAGGCGATACCGCCTTGTCTGGATGCGCTGCGGTTACTGTCCGAAATGATGCGCGGTCGGGGCGGCATCGACTTCGACGCCAAACTGTTCGAAGACGCTCTGGATCGGGTGGCCGAGGCAGACACCGCGCCCGAACTTCTGGGAGCGATCACCGCGATTGCCGTTGAAGGCGGACGCAAGCCAGATCACAGCCTGCCCGACCTAATCACCGCGCAGCTGACCGGCAGCGCCCCCGACCTGCCCACCCGCCTTGCCGGGTTGCGGGGGGTTCTGGCGGTTGCGCCTTCGCTACTCTGGACGGTTGAGGGGATGCTTGATCCATTAGACGCATTTCTGACCGGGTTGGAGGATGACGGGTTTCTAGAAGTTCTGCCACATCTGCGTTTGGCCCTGTCGGCCCTCTCGCCGCGCGAAGCTGATCAGGTGGCTGTAGCGCTGACTCGACGACATGGGGGAACGGTGGGCGAATTCACCGCACATCATCACGACGTTGATGCCACCGATGCCACGCAAGGCGCTCAGATGGATGTCACCCTACGCGAGACCTTGCATGCGGATGGTTTGACCGATTGGATCACCGGGGGCATCGCATGA
- a CDS encoding AAA family ATPase: MDVTVDTPQKQPAELRYEAELARLHDADQDPKPAGWALSPRAVRRFILGDKALEVSRKFYGDDPLVDRCIVALMGHQGLMLVGEPGTAKSLLSELLAAAISDNSRLVVQGSAGVIEDHLRYGWNYALLLAEGPSERALIPSPVLTAMQRGQIARIEELTRCAPEVQDAMISLLSEKTVAMPELGAGREVRAERGFNMIATANLRDLGVNEMSSALKRRFNFETVAPIADAAFEKELIARQVSERMADYDLKADLPEDVLDVVVSVFRDLRTGRAEDGAVVAQPKSVMSTAEAVNVAHGALLDASYLAGDAPSGAHVARQLRGVVFKDDADDARKLRAYVDTIARARGRKSRTWAAFHKAAKDDD, encoded by the coding sequence ATGGATGTAACCGTAGATACACCTCAAAAACAGCCCGCCGAATTGCGCTATGAGGCCGAGCTTGCTCGTCTACACGATGCCGATCAGGATCCAAAACCCGCGGGCTGGGCTCTCTCGCCTCGTGCGGTGCGGCGGTTCATCCTCGGCGACAAGGCGCTGGAGGTCAGTCGCAAGTTTTACGGTGACGACCCGCTGGTGGATCGCTGTATTGTTGCTCTGATGGGCCATCAGGGATTGATGCTGGTGGGTGAACCCGGCACCGCCAAATCGCTGCTGTCCGAACTGCTTGCTGCAGCGATCAGTGACAACTCGCGGTTGGTGGTGCAGGGCAGCGCCGGAGTGATCGAAGATCACCTGCGCTATGGCTGGAACTATGCGCTGTTGCTGGCCGAAGGGCCCAGCGAACGTGCTCTGATCCCCTCGCCCGTGTTGACCGCCATGCAGCGTGGTCAGATCGCCCGGATCGAAGAACTAACGCGCTGCGCTCCCGAGGTGCAGGATGCGATGATCTCGCTCTTGTCGGAAAAAACCGTTGCGATGCCCGAACTTGGCGCAGGGCGCGAGGTACGGGCCGAACGCGGCTTCAACATGATCGCCACTGCCAATTTACGTGACCTCGGCGTAAACGAAATGTCCAGCGCGCTCAAACGCCGATTCAACTTTGAAACCGTGGCACCGATTGCAGATGCCGCCTTTGAAAAAGAACTGATCGCGCGACAGGTGAGTGAGCGGATGGCGGACTATGACCTGAAGGCCGATCTGCCCGAAGATGTGCTCGACGTGGTCGTCTCGGTTTTTCGCGACCTGCGCACTGGGCGAGCCGAAGATGGCGCGGTGGTCGCCCAACCCAAATCCGTCATGTCGACAGCAGAGGCGGTGAACGTGGCCCACGGCGCACTGCTTGACGCGAGCTACCTGGCGGGGGACGCCCCCTCTGGCGCCCATGTGGCGCGGCAATTGCGGGGGGTGGTGTTCAAGGATGATGCCGACGATGCCCGCAAACTGCGCGCTTATGTCGACACGATTGCCCGTGCGAGAGGTCGTAAAAGCCGTACCTGGGCGGCGTTTCACAAGGCGGCCAAGGATGATGACTGA
- a CDS encoding DUF4132 domain-containing protein: MREIISSLLKIPKISNAISKDLQRLDVVERGLGDKAVAYVMKDKDGSVLSTLANVDASKILGLDSNYSDEPGDKARRLFLARHAQDAAILARYGEVLAAAMGSEKDYLAGSKHVPLPLRILFTKAGTGLVKSINSWPRQVVGAESCVLSPNFCVEICEVGGGSAEDLFDILCNDDGRWRTSDDIRRLIEIFDFAPLAQSHKTALLAAGRRMGAGGKVNLITQMRKWQMFDGPDSRAYLVDMSADSAKSVHQEAVQAMMTLPEEQILLIAKDKLSSGTATIRSAMVELLAGIRSAAGFDLLRSHLSSEKTARIKAAIESALTVEEVSQAEEENESDDTSYLALDGSRVDIPPLIPLSTDPQVKFGAQDEEKLAKIIAIENAEIDRRNEARKGKYKFVEPRLKPAMAGQIIKLFNNPNADLEHNDSTTMWRFVSFTARDKWTLDALLRMSPDLALRFFTATQRDFHAAFHLSDSDAVKAWLVRYLNGDDADYRNLEALNVEMGQIRFGSWNNRKVRKAVSGDLIRGELGREWVNYDILDLNRDALWPLLAESFDVFDEAFGLRAAGEPTPRRLRAIRFLQLLPKTPQRYYGPLLEVATGTTKSGRAEARAMLEGAPGLEERVIALLQDTRQDVRAGAAEWLADLGVENAIKPLKARLKKEKSDLAKAAILTALSRLGVELSDYVGPKALLAESELILKKAKFDKLDWMVSDHMPALKYKGGQKVPPEVIKSWIFLANKLKQPGGNTLFDIYLAQLAPESAKILSTWIFDAWVNYDTVRPGDDEANAHAEKHADQNWKTYLRWDKSYTRERAYRDLYNGIKSQYRNSGAATKGVLALGKHVDPAHAAAMVRNYLKQHGSRTSQASSLLELLSAKGDPLSLQIVISAATRLKQKGVQAHAGKLIETVAEARNWSMDELADRTIPTAGLNDDGVLELPIGNEEKPYSARMDDHFKLVVLNPDGKQIKGLPTGDDDNTKASKKQLSTSKRELKQVITLQGERLYEALCAERHWPVADWLRDFRDHPLMGRLTERVIWLGEDAEGKIITAFRPTAEGDYVDAQDSEVTLDNFNTIRLAHGALLSDSAAKTWVRHLKDYEVTPLFAQFGRPLLALDGKMGKATRIEDRKGWITDTFTFRGASTKLGYERGEALDGGYFNEFIKTFRSAGLCAVIEFSGNCLPEENVAAAQIHLEFVKLHGAGRRGRAVPLSEVPPVLLSECWNDYRDMVAKGSFDPEWEKKMPWM; encoded by the coding sequence GTGCGTGAAATTATCTCCAGCCTTTTGAAAATCCCGAAAATTTCCAACGCTATTTCCAAAGATCTACAACGCTTAGATGTGGTCGAACGCGGCTTGGGAGATAAGGCCGTAGCCTATGTTATGAAGGATAAAGATGGCAGTGTTCTATCAACACTCGCCAATGTCGACGCCTCAAAAATCCTAGGACTCGACAGCAATTATTCCGACGAACCGGGCGACAAGGCACGCAGGCTTTTCTTGGCCCGACACGCACAGGATGCCGCGATCCTGGCCCGTTATGGCGAGGTACTGGCGGCGGCTATGGGCAGCGAGAAGGATTATCTAGCAGGCTCAAAACATGTCCCGCTCCCCCTGCGCATCCTTTTTACCAAGGCCGGAACGGGGCTGGTGAAATCTATCAATTCCTGGCCTCGACAAGTTGTTGGCGCCGAGTCCTGTGTGCTGTCTCCCAACTTCTGCGTTGAAATCTGCGAGGTTGGCGGCGGCAGTGCCGAAGACCTTTTCGATATTCTCTGCAATGATGACGGACGCTGGCGGACCAGTGATGACATCCGCCGCCTTATTGAAATCTTCGACTTTGCCCCGCTAGCGCAAAGCCACAAGACGGCGTTGCTGGCCGCAGGTCGCCGCATGGGTGCGGGTGGCAAGGTCAACCTGATCACGCAGATGCGTAAATGGCAGATGTTCGATGGTCCGGATTCACGTGCCTATCTGGTGGATATGAGCGCCGACAGCGCGAAATCCGTACACCAAGAGGCGGTGCAAGCGATGATGACCTTACCCGAAGAACAGATACTTCTCATCGCCAAAGACAAACTTAGTTCTGGCACCGCCACCATTCGCTCTGCAATGGTGGAACTTCTCGCTGGGATACGGTCAGCGGCCGGGTTTGACCTGCTGCGAAGCCATCTCTCATCTGAGAAAACCGCCCGAATTAAGGCCGCCATCGAAAGCGCTCTGACCGTCGAAGAGGTTTCTCAAGCGGAAGAGGAAAATGAGAGCGACGACACCTCATATCTGGCGCTCGATGGAAGCCGGGTCGACATTCCACCCCTGATCCCCCTATCGACCGATCCACAGGTCAAATTTGGCGCGCAAGACGAAGAGAAACTGGCCAAAATCATCGCGATTGAAAACGCAGAGATCGACCGCCGCAACGAGGCGCGCAAAGGCAAATACAAGTTTGTTGAGCCGCGTCTGAAACCCGCCATGGCTGGACAGATCATCAAACTGTTCAACAACCCCAACGCGGATCTGGAACACAATGACAGCACCACGATGTGGCGTTTCGTGAGTTTCACCGCGCGGGATAAATGGACTCTTGACGCTCTGTTACGAATGTCCCCGGATCTTGCGCTACGGTTTTTCACCGCCACACAGCGGGATTTCCATGCTGCATTCCATCTGAGCGACTCGGATGCTGTAAAGGCCTGGCTGGTACGATATTTAAACGGTGACGACGCAGATTACCGCAATCTTGAAGCGCTGAATGTGGAAATGGGCCAGATCCGGTTCGGCTCGTGGAACAATCGAAAAGTCCGCAAGGCGGTGTCCGGCGATCTGATCCGGGGCGAACTGGGGCGCGAATGGGTTAATTACGATATATTGGACCTCAACCGTGATGCGCTTTGGCCGCTGCTAGCCGAGAGTTTTGATGTATTTGACGAGGCGTTTGGCTTGCGGGCAGCCGGCGAACCCACGCCGCGCAGGCTGCGGGCGATCCGATTTCTGCAGCTTCTTCCCAAAACCCCACAACGCTATTATGGCCCACTGCTTGAAGTCGCCACCGGAACCACCAAATCTGGCCGAGCCGAGGCCCGCGCGATGCTGGAGGGCGCGCCCGGATTGGAAGAACGCGTCATAGCGCTATTGCAAGACACGCGGCAGGACGTGCGCGCTGGAGCCGCTGAATGGCTAGCCGATCTGGGTGTAGAGAATGCGATAAAACCGCTAAAGGCACGTCTCAAGAAGGAAAAATCCGATCTGGCCAAGGCGGCGATCCTCACGGCGTTGTCGCGTCTGGGGGTGGAGCTGTCTGACTATGTTGGCCCCAAGGCGCTGCTGGCTGAGTCGGAGTTGATCCTGAAAAAGGCCAAGTTCGACAAGCTCGACTGGATGGTCAGCGACCACATGCCCGCACTGAAATATAAGGGCGGGCAGAAGGTACCGCCAGAGGTGATCAAATCGTGGATATTCCTTGCAAACAAGCTTAAACAGCCTGGAGGCAATACGCTTTTCGACATTTATTTGGCACAGCTGGCACCAGAAAGCGCCAAGATCCTGTCCACCTGGATTTTTGACGCTTGGGTTAATTACGACACGGTGCGCCCCGGTGACGATGAGGCCAACGCCCATGCCGAGAAACACGCCGATCAGAATTGGAAAACTTATCTGCGATGGGATAAAAGCTACACCCGCGAACGGGCTTATCGTGATCTATATAACGGAATCAAAAGTCAGTATCGAAACTCTGGCGCGGCCACCAAGGGCGTGTTGGCATTGGGAAAACATGTGGACCCGGCCCATGCCGCGGCTATGGTGCGCAACTACCTGAAACAGCATGGATCACGCACCTCGCAGGCGTCATCGCTTCTTGAACTATTGTCCGCGAAGGGTGATCCGCTTTCGCTGCAAATCGTGATTTCAGCCGCCACGCGATTAAAGCAAAAAGGTGTGCAGGCTCATGCCGGAAAACTGATTGAAACGGTGGCCGAGGCACGCAACTGGTCGATGGATGAACTGGCAGACCGCACCATCCCTACCGCTGGGCTTAATGATGATGGCGTGCTGGAACTACCCATCGGCAATGAGGAAAAACCCTATTCCGCGCGGATGGATGATCATTTCAAACTCGTGGTGCTGAACCCGGATGGCAAACAGATCAAAGGCCTGCCGACAGGCGATGATGACAATACCAAGGCCAGCAAGAAACAACTTTCCACCTCCAAGCGCGAACTGAAACAGGTAATCACCCTACAAGGTGAACGACTTTACGAAGCGCTTTGTGCCGAACGCCATTGGCCGGTGGCTGACTGGTTGCGCGATTTCCGTGATCACCCGCTGATGGGGCGACTGACAGAACGGGTGATCTGGTTGGGTGAGGATGCGGAGGGCAAGATCATCACCGCGTTTCGCCCCACCGCCGAAGGGGACTATGTGGATGCGCAGGATAGTGAGGTGACGCTCGACAACTTTAACACCATCCGCCTCGCCCACGGTGCGCTTCTGTCGGATAGTGCGGCGAAGACCTGGGTCCGCCATCTGAAGGATTACGAGGTCACGCCCCTCTTTGCCCAGTTTGGCCGCCCGCTTCTGGCGCTGGATGGCAAGATGGGCAAAGCGACCCGGATCGAGGACCGCAAAGGATGGATCACCGACACATTCACCTTCCGCGGTGCCAGCACCAAGCTGGGATATGAACGCGGCGAAGCGTTGGATGGCGGCTATTTCAACGAATTCATCAAGACGTTCCGAAGCGCGGGTCTTTGTGCGGTGATCGAGTTTTCCGGCAACTGCCTGCCCGAAGAAAACGTCGCCGCCGCGCAGATTCATCTGGAGTTTGTCAAGCTGCATGGCGCAGGACGGCGGGGCCGTGCAGTGCCCTTGTCGGAGGTGCCGCCTGTGCTTCTTTCGGAATGCTGGAACGATTACCGGGATATGGTTGCCAAAGGCAGCTTTGATCCTGAATGGGAAAAGAAAATGCCATGGATGTAA
- a CDS encoding aminotransferase class I/II-fold pyridoxal phosphate-dependent enzyme → MSKEQKTQLTDLMGEKEHIVVFDMAYQGFGSTIDENANFVRSYSETGLPCFIVNNFSKNMSIYGERAGGLNAVCETPSLAKRTLSQCQLITLALRKFIATKFFST, encoded by the coding sequence TTGTCTAAAGAGCAGAAAACACAACTCACGGATTTGATGGGCGAAAAAGAACATATCGTCGTGTTTGATATGGCATACCAAGGTTTTGGCTCAACGATCGATGAGAATGCAAACTTTGTTCGCTCTTATTCGGAAACTGGCCTACCGTGTTTTATCGTGAACAATTTTTCCAAAAATATGTCGATTTATGGGGAACGAGCCGGAGGGCTCAACGCAGTTTGCGAGACTCCCAGTCTTGCTAAAAGAACCCTTAGTCAATGTCAGCTTATCACACTCGCATTACGAAAGTTCATCGCAACCAAATTTTTCTCAACGTAG
- a CDS encoding AAA family ATPase produces MLLQRKPDGVEIDMEHASFGQLALISSMLFLATNVGRDPLIIIDEPENSLHPSWQWDYVEKNLVAMNFRNASVIS; encoded by the coding sequence GTGCTTCTCCAACGAAAACCGGATGGTGTTGAGATTGATATGGAGCACGCAAGTTTTGGCCAGCTTGCTTTGATTTCGTCCATGTTATTCTTGGCAACCAATGTCGGACGTGATCCGCTGATAATTATCGATGAACCTGAGAACAGCCTTCATCCCAGTTGGCAGTGGGACTACGTTGAGAAAAATTTGGTTGCGATGAACTTTCGTAATGCGAGTGTGATAAGCTGA
- a CDS encoding RNA ligase family protein produces MNIQKYPRTRHVEGSRLQLGDMADDKPIKELSGQPLIVEEKLDGANSAVSFDADGNLLLQSRGHYLTGGGRERHFSLLKTWAAAHAHVLHPVLGHRFVMYGEWMYAKHTVFYDRLPHYFVEFDVLDRDASVFLSTAARKSLLTGLPIMPVPVVHTGEIKSVEQLVSLTRPSPYKSEEWRDALSVAAERSGSRPDMVDQQTEDSDLAEGLYLKQENADHVEDRFKFVRADFLQAIEAADGHWQDRPILPNGLDDGVDIFASTLGVEGAYDA; encoded by the coding sequence ATGAATATCCAGAAATACCCGCGTACGCGGCACGTTGAAGGCTCGCGCCTTCAGTTGGGCGATATGGCGGATGACAAACCAATCAAAGAACTTTCAGGCCAGCCCTTGATTGTCGAAGAAAAGCTCGACGGGGCCAATTCCGCCGTATCCTTCGACGCGGATGGCAACCTGCTGCTGCAAAGCCGTGGGCATTATTTGACCGGCGGTGGCCGCGAACGTCACTTCTCTTTGCTCAAGACCTGGGCGGCGGCCCATGCACATGTCCTGCACCCGGTGCTGGGCCATCGTTTCGTTATGTATGGCGAATGGATGTATGCCAAACACACCGTGTTCTATGACCGGCTACCGCATTACTTTGTGGAGTTCGATGTGCTTGACCGGGATGCCAGCGTATTCCTTAGCACGGCTGCCCGTAAGTCTCTGCTCACCGGGTTACCGATCATGCCGGTGCCTGTCGTGCATACGGGCGAAATCAAGTCAGTTGAACAATTGGTCAGCCTTACCCGACCTTCACCGTACAAATCGGAAGAATGGCGTGATGCACTGTCGGTGGCAGCAGAGCGGTCCGGCAGCCGTCCTGACATGGTTGACCAGCAAACAGAGGATAGCGACCTAGCCGAAGGGTTGTACCTTAAGCAAGAAAATGCGGACCACGTGGAGGATCGGTTCAAGTTCGTCCGGGCTGACTTCTTACAGGCGATTGAAGCGGCTGACGGACATTGGCAGGACCGTCCTATCCTGCCAAATGGCTTGGACGATGGCGTCGATATCTTTGCGTCCACTTTGGGTGTGGAAGGGGCTTATGATGCGTAG